Proteins from a single region of Bacillus sp. (in: firmicutes):
- the rimP gene encoding ribosome maturation factor RimP, which translates to MSKKVTEVAEELVLPILSELNLELVDIEFVKEGKNWYLRVFIDSENGIDIEDCGKVSEKLSERLDERDPITYPYFLEVSSPGAERPLKKPDDVKKAIGKQVHIKTYEPIENEKVFEGKLLSFDGETVIIEITIKTRKKQFSIPYNKVASARLAVTFH; encoded by the coding sequence ATGAGTAAAAAAGTAACAGAAGTGGCGGAAGAACTTGTCTTGCCAATCCTTTCAGAGTTGAATTTAGAACTAGTTGATATTGAATTTGTAAAGGAAGGAAAGAATTGGTATCTTCGCGTTTTTATTGATTCGGAAAATGGAATTGATATTGAAGATTGCGGCAAAGTAAGTGAAAAACTAAGTGAACGGCTTGATGAACGAGATCCGATTACATATCCGTATTTTTTGGAAGTGTCTTCACCTGGCGCTGAACGCCCGCTGAAAAAGCCTGATGATGTAAAGAAGGCAATTGGTAAACAAGTTCATATTAAAACATATGAACCAATCGAAAATGAAAAAGTTTTTGAAGGGAAGCTGCTTTCGTTTGATGGTGAGACAGTCATCATTGAAATCACCATTAAAACAAGAAAAAAGCAATTTTCAATTCCTTACAATAAAGTTGCTAGTGCAAGGCTAGCTGTTACCTTCCACTAA
- the nusA gene encoding transcription termination/antitermination protein NusA, with product MSSELLDALNLLEKEKGISKDVLLEAIEAALISAYKRNFNSAQNVRVDVNPMTGTMRVFARKEIVEDVFDPRLEISHEEAKKLNPNYEVEDVVEIEVTPKDFGRIAAQTAKQVVTQRVREAERGVIYSEYIDREEDIMTGIVQRQDSRFIYVNLGKIEALLPVSEQMPNETYKPHDRIKVFITKVEKTTKGPQIFVSRTHPGLLKRLFEIEVPEIYDGTVEIKSVSREAGDRSKIAVHSDNPEVDPVGSCVGQKGQRVQAIVTELKGEKIDIVRWSKDPVEYVANALSPSQVVKVIVDEDEKATTVVVPDFQLSLAIGKRGQNARLAAKLTGWKIDIKSLSEAKAQNLIDEESSEEPLFTPLDDFLSNEDFADKDLE from the coding sequence ATGAGCAGTGAATTATTAGATGCCTTAAACTTACTTGAAAAAGAAAAAGGCATTAGCAAAGATGTTTTATTAGAAGCGATTGAAGCAGCGTTAATATCAGCTTATAAACGCAATTTTAATTCGGCGCAAAATGTCCGCGTTGATGTCAATCCAATGACTGGAACAATGCGCGTTTTTGCTAGAAAAGAAATCGTTGAAGATGTGTTTGATCCAAGATTGGAAATCTCACATGAGGAAGCGAAAAAGCTTAATCCAAATTATGAGGTTGAAGATGTTGTCGAAATCGAAGTAACACCGAAAGACTTTGGTCGGATTGCTGCACAAACAGCAAAGCAGGTTGTTACGCAACGTGTTCGCGAAGCTGAAAGAGGAGTGATATACTCAGAGTATATCGACCGTGAAGAAGATATTATGACCGGTATTGTACAAAGGCAGGATTCAAGATTTATTTATGTAAACTTAGGAAAAATTGAAGCGCTCCTGCCTGTCAGTGAACAAATGCCAAATGAAACATACAAACCGCATGATCGCATCAAGGTTTTTATTACAAAGGTCGAAAAAACGACAAAAGGACCACAGATTTTCGTATCAAGAACACATCCAGGACTTTTAAAGCGTTTATTTGAAATAGAGGTACCAGAAATTTATGATGGCACCGTTGAAATCAAATCTGTTTCACGAGAAGCAGGTGATCGTTCAAAAATTGCCGTCCATTCCGATAATCCAGAGGTTGATCCAGTTGGTTCATGTGTTGGACAAAAAGGTCAGCGGGTGCAAGCGATTGTAACCGAGTTAAAAGGCGAAAAAATTGATATTGTGCGTTGGTCAAAAGATCCTGTTGAATATGTTGCCAATGCCTTAAGTCCTTCACAAGTCGTAAAGGTAATTGTTGATGAAGATGAAAAAGCGACTACAGTAGTCGTTCCAGACTTTCAGCTTTCACTCGCGATTGGCAAGCGCGGTCAAAATGCTCGCTTAGCGGCAAAACTCACAGGTTGGAAAATTGATATTAAAAGCTTATCGGAAGCAAAAGCTCAGAATCTTATCGATGAAGAGTCTTCTGAGGAACCTCTTTTTACACCATTAGATGATTTTCTTTCTAATGAAGATTTTGCAGATAAAGATTTAGAGTAG
- a CDS encoding YlxR family protein — translation MKARKVPLRKCIASQEMKPKRELIRIVRSKEGEVSIDPTGKKSGRGAYLSKDKECVLLAKKKNILEHHLDVKIPDSFYDEILVFLEKEQ, via the coding sequence ATGAAAGCTCGAAAAGTACCGTTACGCAAATGTATTGCCAGTCAAGAAATGAAGCCAAAACGTGAACTCATTCGAATAGTCCGCTCAAAAGAGGGGGAAGTTTCAATCGACCCAACAGGTAAGAAATCAGGTAGAGGCGCTTATTTAAGTAAGGATAAGGAATGCGTGTTACTTGCGAAAAAGAAAAATATTCTTGAACATCATTTAGATGTTAAAATACCAGATTCATTTTATGATGAAATACTTGTTTTTCTAGAAAAGGAGCAATAA
- a CDS encoding YlxQ family RNA-binding protein — protein sequence MNQVQWMSLLGLINRAGQLTSGEELVLKEIRKGKAKLVILSMDASSNTSKKITDKCHYYKIPLKTVTDRNMLGQAIGKDARVVVAVLDNGFAKKLVELLD from the coding sequence TTGAATCAAGTACAATGGATGTCTTTATTAGGCCTTATCAATCGAGCAGGTCAGCTAACAAGCGGGGAAGAATTAGTATTGAAAGAAATTCGAAAAGGCAAAGCGAAGCTTGTGATTTTGTCTATGGATGCCTCTTCTAATACTTCAAAAAAAATCACTGATAAATGTCACTATTATAAAATCCCTTTGAAAACTGTTACAGACCGAAATATGTTAGGTCAGGCAATTGGAAAAGACGCACGGGTTGTCGTGGCTGTTTTAGATAATGGTTTTGCAAAGAAATTAGTGGAGTTGCTCGATTAA
- the infB gene encoding translation initiation factor IF-2, whose product MSKMRVYEYAKQHNKSSKEIITKLTEYNIEVANHMSMIDEEAIKVLDTAFTKEKPQANSKKNENKKQMPEQKNKKEATVAITEKEQGDGVNHSNDEDYNLDQKAKMKGQKKTKPKQDKDKGNEKATKQNQKNKRPPYQQQPQQQSSKKEEAPKVVRYVDSLTVGELAKNLGKEPSEIIKKLMMLGVMATINQDLDDDTIELIASEFGVGVEKEVVLDMTDLDNYINDDKPEDLAERPPVVTIMGHVDHGKTTLLDSIRHAKVAAGEAGGITQHIGAYQVETNGKKITFLDTPGHEAFTTMRARGASVTDITILVVAADDGVMPQTKEAINHAKAAGVPIIVAVNKIDKESANPDRVMQELTEFNLIPEAWGGDTIFVMLSALKGEGIDELLEMILLVSEVEEYKANPKRLAVGTVIEANLDKGKGSVATLLVQNGTLKVGDPIVVGSTYGRVRAMVNDVGRRVKTAAPSTPVEITGLHDVPSAGDRFIVFEDEKKARQVGEARAQKHIEEQRSERNKVSLEDLFEHIKQGEMKEINLIVKADVHGSAEAMSASLQKIDVEGVKVKIIHTGVGAITESDVILASASNAIIIGFNVRPDVNAKKTADVEDVDIRLHRIIYKAIEEIEAAMKGMLDPEFEEKVIGQVEVRNTFKVSKVGTIAGCYVTDGKITRDSGIRLVRDGVVIFEGEVDTLKRFKDDVKEVAQGYECGMTIKNYNDIKEGDIIEAYVMQEIERK is encoded by the coding sequence ATGAGTAAAATGCGTGTTTATGAATATGCGAAACAACATAATAAGTCAAGTAAAGAAATTATTACGAAATTAACAGAATATAATATCGAGGTAGCAAACCATATGTCCATGATTGATGAAGAAGCAATTAAAGTATTAGATACTGCATTCACGAAAGAAAAACCTCAGGCTAATTCTAAGAAAAATGAAAATAAAAAACAAATGCCTGAACAGAAAAATAAGAAAGAAGCAACGGTTGCCATTACCGAGAAAGAACAAGGCGATGGTGTAAATCATTCTAATGACGAGGATTATAACCTTGACCAAAAAGCTAAAATGAAAGGTCAGAAAAAGACAAAACCGAAGCAGGACAAAGATAAGGGAAATGAAAAAGCTACAAAGCAAAACCAAAAAAATAAAAGGCCGCCATATCAACAGCAGCCACAGCAACAATCATCTAAAAAAGAAGAAGCGCCAAAGGTTGTTCGTTATGTAGATTCGCTAACGGTTGGTGAACTAGCTAAAAACTTAGGAAAAGAGCCTTCCGAAATTATTAAAAAATTAATGATGCTTGGTGTTATGGCAACTATCAATCAAGATTTAGACGATGATACGATTGAATTAATTGCTTCAGAATTCGGGGTCGGGGTTGAAAAAGAAGTTGTTCTTGATATGACAGACCTCGATAATTATATTAATGATGATAAGCCTGAAGATTTAGCGGAGCGTCCTCCTGTTGTTACGATTATGGGTCACGTTGACCACGGTAAAACAACATTGCTAGATTCAATCCGACATGCAAAGGTTGCCGCTGGTGAAGCAGGTGGGATTACGCAGCATATCGGTGCTTACCAGGTGGAAACGAATGGTAAGAAAATAACATTCCTTGATACACCTGGACACGAAGCGTTTACAACAATGCGGGCTCGCGGTGCAAGTGTAACAGATATTACGATTCTTGTTGTTGCTGCAGATGATGGTGTCATGCCACAAACGAAAGAAGCAATCAACCACGCCAAAGCAGCAGGTGTTCCGATTATCGTTGCTGTTAACAAAATCGATAAAGAGAGCGCTAATCCTGACCGCGTTATGCAAGAGTTAACTGAATTTAATTTAATTCCAGAAGCTTGGGGCGGTGATACGATTTTCGTTATGCTTTCTGCACTGAAAGGTGAAGGAATTGATGAACTATTAGAAATGATTTTACTTGTAAGTGAAGTGGAAGAGTACAAGGCAAATCCTAAGCGATTAGCGGTTGGAACAGTTATTGAGGCAAACCTTGATAAAGGTAAAGGTTCAGTAGCTACACTCTTAGTTCAAAATGGTACATTAAAGGTTGGCGATCCAATCGTAGTTGGAAGTACGTATGGCCGTGTTCGTGCAATGGTAAATGATGTAGGCCGCCGTGTTAAAACAGCAGCGCCTTCTACACCAGTAGAGATTACAGGATTACATGACGTTCCAAGTGCTGGTGACCGTTTTATTGTCTTTGAGGATGAGAAGAAAGCCCGTCAAGTCGGTGAGGCTCGAGCACAGAAACATATTGAAGAACAACGCAGTGAGAGAAATAAGGTAAGTCTTGAGGATTTATTTGAACATATTAAACAAGGTGAAATGAAAGAAATTAACCTAATTGTCAAAGCTGATGTTCATGGCTCAGCAGAAGCGATGTCAGCTTCTTTACAAAAGATTGATGTCGAGGGTGTGAAGGTTAAAATCATTCATACTGGTGTAGGTGCGATTACTGAATCAGACGTTATTTTAGCTTCGGCTTCAAATGCCATCATTATCGGCTTTAACGTACGTCCTGATGTCAATGCTAAAAAGACAGCGGATGTTGAGGATGTTGACATTCGCCTTCATCGCATTATTTATAAAGCGATTGAAGAAATTGAAGCAGCTATGAAAGGGATGCTTGACCCAGAATTTGAAGAAAAAGTGATTGGTCAAGTTGAAGTTCGTAATACATTTAAAGTATCCAAGGTTGGAACGATTGCTGGCTGCTATGTTACAGATGGGAAGATTACCCGCGATTCAGGAATTCGTCTAGTTCGTGACGGTGTCGTTATTTTTGAAGGTGAAGTTGACACATTAAAACGTTTCAAAGACGATGTAAAAGAGGTAGCGCAAGGCTATGAATGTGGAATGACCATCAAAAATTATAATGATATTAAAGAAGGCGACATTATCGAAGCTTACGTTATGCAAGAAATTGAACGTAAATAA
- the rbfA gene encoding 30S ribosome-binding factor RbfA produces the protein MSNFRSTRVAEQMKKELSEIIGRKIKDPRIGFVTVTDVQVTGDLQQAKVFITVLGDEEQKQATLTALAKAHGFIRSEIGKRIRLRKTPEIAFEFDESIEYGNRIETLIEQLHKEKEDH, from the coding sequence ATGAGTAATTTTCGCTCAACAAGAGTCGCAGAACAGATGAAAAAAGAATTAAGTGAGATCATTGGCCGCAAAATCAAAGACCCTCGTATCGGTTTTGTCACTGTTACAGATGTTCAAGTAACAGGTGATTTGCAACAAGCAAAGGTCTTTATTACTGTCCTTGGGGACGAAGAGCAAAAGCAAGCGACATTAACTGCTCTTGCAAAGGCACATGGATTTATTCGTTCCGAAATCGGGAAAAGAATTCGTTTACGAAAAACACCTGAGATTGCCTTTGAGTTCGATGAATCGATTGAATATGGCAACCGGATTGAAACATTAATTGAACAGCTACACAAAGAAAAAGAAGATCATTAA
- the truB gene encoding tRNA pseudouridine(55) synthase TruB: protein MDGILPLWKPRGITSHDCVYKLRKILKTKKIGHTGTLDPDVDGVLPICIGRATKVAEYLTDSSKAYEGEVTIGTATTTEDASGEVVEEKTINRLLPIEEIEKVLTTFHGQLTQVPPMYSAVKVNGKKLYEYARQGIEVERPQRIITIYELKLLDEFKELDNAHNKFRFYVKASKGTYVRTLAVDIGKALGYPAHMSNLTRVASGSFTTTDCLTFDEIVEQFENGRLKLFPIERALSHLTKYEINETLEIRVKNGQVLTMPEECKGLDKFALINKNKECVAIYKPHPTKEGLMKPEKVIRND, encoded by the coding sequence GTGGATGGAATTTTGCCGCTTTGGAAGCCTAGAGGTATAACTTCCCATGATTGTGTATATAAATTAAGAAAGATTTTAAAAACAAAAAAGATTGGTCATACGGGGACGCTTGACCCTGACGTTGATGGCGTCTTGCCAATCTGTATAGGGCGTGCAACAAAGGTAGCGGAGTATTTGACAGACTCCTCTAAAGCGTATGAAGGCGAAGTGACGATAGGAACGGCAACAACGACAGAGGATGCCTCTGGTGAAGTTGTCGAAGAAAAAACAATCAATCGCTTACTACCTATTGAGGAAATTGAAAAGGTGTTAACGACGTTTCATGGTCAACTTACTCAAGTGCCGCCGATGTATTCGGCTGTAAAAGTAAATGGGAAAAAATTATATGAATATGCGCGCCAAGGAATCGAAGTAGAGCGTCCACAGCGCATCATCACTATATATGAATTAAAATTATTGGATGAGTTCAAAGAGCTGGACAATGCCCATAATAAATTTCGCTTCTATGTGAAAGCAAGTAAAGGTACTTACGTCCGAACACTAGCGGTTGATATAGGGAAAGCACTTGGTTACCCGGCCCATATGTCCAATTTAACGAGAGTTGCTTCAGGAAGTTTTACAACAACTGATTGTTTGACCTTTGATGAAATTGTAGAGCAGTTTGAAAATGGAAGATTGAAACTTTTCCCAATAGAAAGAGCCCTTTCCCATTTGACGAAATACGAAATTAATGAAACACTTGAGATTAGGGTGAAAAATGGACAAGTTCTCACCATGCCAGAAGAATGTAAAGGTCTTGACAAGTTTGCCCTTATTAATAAAAATAAAGAATGTGTTGCAATTTATAAGCCACATCCAACAAAAGAAGGGCTTATGAAACCAGAGAAGGTAATAAGAAATGATTAA
- the ribF gene encoding bifunctional riboflavin kinase/FAD synthetase, whose amino-acid sequence MEIFQIRHPHTIKKEELPQIVVALGYFDGVHLGHQKVITTAIKKAEQLGCKSAVMTFYPHPSVVLRNSSAHEQCITSIEDKKEEITKLGIDYLFIVEFTPSFAELLPQQFVDQYIIELNVKHVVAGFDYTYGRLGKGTMETLPFHSREQFTQTVVDKVVENNEKVSSTLIRELILNGRVDILPNYLGRYYKTKGVVIHGEKRGRTIGFPTANIEHLANYILPYTGVYAVYIQLSGIWYNGVLNIGYKPTFHDPDTVKQSIEVHIIDFNESIYGKEVQIMWLKRIRSEQKFNSVKELVSQIQRDKKEANHYFEEMKGKKLAFCLK is encoded by the coding sequence ATGGAAATTTTTCAAATAAGACATCCACATACTATAAAAAAGGAAGAGCTTCCCCAGATCGTAGTGGCATTAGGATATTTTGATGGGGTGCATCTTGGTCATCAAAAGGTCATCACAACAGCCATTAAGAAAGCGGAACAATTGGGCTGTAAAAGTGCGGTTATGACTTTTTATCCACATCCATCAGTTGTTTTACGAAACAGCAGTGCCCATGAACAATGCATAACATCGATAGAGGATAAAAAAGAAGAAATCACGAAGCTTGGCATCGATTATTTGTTTATTGTTGAGTTTACGCCTTCATTTGCCGAGCTATTGCCGCAGCAATTTGTTGACCAATACATAATCGAGCTGAACGTGAAGCATGTTGTAGCTGGTTTTGATTATACGTATGGTAGATTAGGAAAAGGGACAATGGAGACGCTGCCTTTTCATTCAAGAGAGCAATTTACGCAAACAGTTGTCGATAAGGTTGTTGAAAATAATGAAAAGGTAAGTTCGACCTTAATTCGAGAGCTTATTCTAAATGGACGAGTTGACATTTTACCAAATTATCTTGGCCGTTATTATAAAACAAAAGGGGTTGTCATTCATGGTGAAAAACGCGGAAGGACAATCGGCTTTCCAACGGCTAATATAGAGCATCTTGCCAATTATATATTACCTTATACAGGTGTTTATGCTGTATACATTCAGCTTTCGGGAATTTGGTATAATGGTGTTTTAAATATAGGGTACAAGCCAACCTTTCACGATCCAGACACTGTTAAACAATCGATAGAGGTTCATATTATTGATTTTAATGAGTCCATATATGGAAAAGAAGTTCAAATCATGTGGCTGAAACGAATTCGCTCTGAACAAAAATTTAATTCGGTGAAAGAGTTAGTTTCACAAATACAGCGGGATAAGAAAGAAGCAAACCACTATTTCGAGGAAATGAAAGGGAAAAAACTTGCATTTTGTCTAAAATAA
- the rpsO gene encoding 30S ribosomal protein S15: protein MAITQERKQELINEFKTHESDTGSPEVQIAVLTEEINNLNGHLRVHKKDHHSRRGLLKMVGKRRNLLTYLRNKDVTRYRELIQRLGLRR, encoded by the coding sequence ATGGCTATCACACAAGAACGTAAACAAGAACTAATCAACGAGTTTAAAACTCATGAAAGTGATACTGGTTCTCCAGAAGTTCAAATTGCTGTCCTAACAGAAGAGATTAACAATTTGAATGGTCATTTACGTGTTCACAAGAAAGACCATCATTCACGTCGTGGTCTTTTAAAGATGGTTGGTAAACGTCGTAACTTACTTACCTATCTTCGTAACAAAGATGTTACACGCTACCGTGAATTGATTCAAAGACTTGGATTACGTCGATAA
- the pnp gene encoding polyribonucleotide nucleotidyltransferase produces MEHEKQIFSMNWAGRKLTVEIGQLAKQANGACLIRYGETAVLSTATASKEPKSLSFFPLTVNYEERLYAVGKIPGGFIKREGRPSEKAILASRLIDRPIRPLFADGFRNEVQVISIVMSVDQDCSSEMAAMFGSSLALSVSDIPFEGPIAGVTVGRVDNEFIINPTVEQQEKSDIHLVVAGTKDAINMVEAGAEEVPEETMLEAIMFGHEEIKKLIAFQEEIAKQVGKEKSEVVLYELDAALEAEVREMAEEDIKKAVQVAEKHAREDAINEVKAAVKAKFEEREELPEGTLEQVGEIMYKLVKEEVRRLITKEKIRPDGRKIDEIRPLSSEVGLLPRTHGSGLFTRGQTQALSICTLGALGDVQILDGLGIEESKRFMHHYNFPQFSVGETGPIRGPGRREIGHGALGERALEPVIPSEKDFPYTIRCVSEVLESNGSTSQASICGSTLAMMDAGVPIKAPVAGIAMGLVKSGDDYTVLTDIQGMEDHLGDMDFKVAGTSQGVTALQMDIKIDGLSREILEEALMQAKKGRMQILEHMLQTLSKPRGELSQYAPKILTMTINPDKIRDVIGPSGKQINKIIEETGVKIDIEQDGMIFIASPNMEMNQKAKKIIEDIVREVEVGQMYLGKVKRIEKFGAFVEIFQGKDGLVHISELAEERVGKVEDVVSIGDELLVKVTEIDKQGRINLSRKAVLKEQKEKQEQA; encoded by the coding sequence ATGGAACATGAAAAACAAATTTTCTCCATGAATTGGGCAGGCCGCAAATTAACCGTTGAAATTGGTCAGTTAGCTAAACAAGCCAATGGAGCGTGTTTAATTCGATATGGAGAAACGGCTGTCCTGTCCACCGCTACAGCATCTAAAGAACCAAAAAGTTTAAGCTTCTTTCCTTTAACGGTAAATTACGAAGAACGTTTATATGCTGTTGGTAAAATACCTGGAGGCTTTATTAAACGGGAAGGCCGTCCAAGTGAAAAAGCAATTTTAGCAAGCCGATTAATTGACCGTCCGATTCGTCCGTTATTTGCTGATGGTTTTAGAAATGAAGTTCAAGTAATCAGCATCGTCATGAGTGTTGACCAAGATTGCTCATCAGAAATGGCGGCGATGTTTGGTTCTTCCTTGGCGCTATCAGTTTCGGATATTCCTTTTGAAGGACCAATTGCTGGGGTAACAGTAGGCCGCGTAGACAACGAATTTATTATTAACCCAACAGTTGAACAACAAGAAAAAAGTGATATCCATTTAGTAGTTGCTGGAACGAAAGATGCGATTAATATGGTTGAAGCAGGTGCAGAAGAAGTGCCTGAGGAAACGATGCTTGAAGCGATTATGTTTGGACATGAGGAAATTAAGAAGCTAATTGCCTTCCAAGAAGAAATCGCAAAGCAAGTAGGCAAAGAAAAATCAGAAGTAGTCCTTTATGAACTCGATGCTGCACTTGAAGCTGAAGTCCGTGAAATGGCGGAAGAAGATATTAAAAAAGCGGTTCAAGTGGCTGAAAAGCATGCTCGTGAAGATGCGATTAACGAAGTGAAAGCAGCTGTCAAGGCAAAGTTTGAAGAACGTGAAGAGCTTCCAGAAGGAACGTTAGAGCAAGTGGGAGAAATTATGTACAAGCTTGTGAAAGAGGAAGTTCGTCGTTTAATTACAAAAGAAAAAATCCGTCCAGATGGCCGTAAAATCGATGAAATCCGTCCTTTATCATCTGAGGTTGGCTTACTGCCAAGAACGCATGGATCAGGCCTATTTACACGTGGACAAACACAAGCATTAAGCATTTGTACACTTGGAGCTTTAGGTGATGTGCAAATTTTAGATGGTTTAGGCATTGAAGAATCAAAACGGTTTATGCATCATTATAACTTCCCACAATTCAGTGTTGGGGAAACAGGTCCAATTAGAGGACCTGGTCGCCGTGAGATTGGACATGGCGCATTAGGTGAACGTGCCTTAGAGCCGGTTATACCATCTGAAAAGGATTTTCCATATACAATCCGTTGTGTATCGGAAGTTCTTGAATCAAACGGATCTACATCACAAGCAAGTATTTGTGGTAGCACGCTAGCAATGATGGATGCTGGTGTGCCAATTAAAGCGCCAGTTGCAGGTATAGCGATGGGACTTGTTAAATCAGGCGATGACTATACTGTTTTAACAGATATTCAAGGGATGGAAGACCATCTTGGTGACATGGACTTTAAAGTGGCTGGGACAAGCCAAGGGGTTACTGCTTTACAAATGGACATCAAGATTGATGGATTATCACGTGAAATTTTAGAGGAAGCCCTCATGCAAGCGAAAAAAGGCCGTATGCAAATTTTAGAGCATATGCTACAAACACTTTCGAAACCACGTGGTGAATTATCACAATATGCACCGAAAATTTTAACAATGACGATTAATCCGGATAAGATTCGCGATGTCATTGGTCCAAGTGGAAAACAAATCAACAAAATTATTGAAGAAACTGGCGTTAAGATTGATATTGAACAAGATGGTATGATTTTCATTGCCTCTCCAAATATGGAAATGAATCAAAAAGCAAAGAAAATTATTGAAGACATCGTCCGTGAAGTTGAAGTTGGCCAAATGTATCTTGGAAAAGTAAAACGAATTGAAAAATTCGGAGCATTTGTTGAAATTTTCCAAGGGAAAGACGGCCTTGTTCATATATCAGAGTTGGCTGAAGAGCGGGTCGGCAAGGTTGAAGATGTTGTATCGATTGGTGATGAGTTATTAGTAAAAGTAACGGAAATCGATAAACAAGGCAGAATTAACCTTTCAAGAAAAGCGGTTCTTAAAGAACAAAAAGAAAAACAAGAGCAAGCATAA
- a CDS encoding polysaccharide deacetylase family protein, giving the protein MNRVALQLVGFSLILIITIGVTQNPYTTNYVDVLKKSAITVSKQKDPLYLEIEQQKSEFEAVPQDARIDRVWKAIPGLNGLKVNVAESYKRMKKEGRFNPDKLVFDEVAPKVTLNDLPPAPIYRGHPEKPMVTFLINVAWGNEYIPSMLKTLEKHHITATFFLDGSWVKKHPDLAKMIVDAGHEIGNHAYSHPDMKNLSEEKIREEIVKTNEIIKATTGISPKWFAPPSGSYKDAVVKITAEENMKLIMWTVDTVDWKKPNPVEMVNRVVSKVSAGSMILMHPTSSTANGLENLIIKIKEKEYQIANVSTLLSEERVKIRK; this is encoded by the coding sequence ATGAATAGAGTAGCTTTGCAATTAGTTGGCTTTTCTCTTATTTTGATTATAACGATTGGAGTTACCCAAAACCCATATACGACTAACTATGTGGATGTATTAAAAAAGTCTGCAATCACCGTTTCAAAACAAAAGGATCCTCTTTATCTGGAAATAGAACAACAAAAGAGTGAGTTTGAAGCCGTACCACAGGATGCCCGTATAGACAGGGTGTGGAAAGCGATACCTGGCTTGAACGGTCTAAAAGTGAACGTAGCGGAATCGTATAAACGGATGAAGAAGGAGGGCCGATTTAATCCTGACAAGTTAGTTTTCGATGAAGTGGCGCCAAAAGTTACATTAAACGATTTGCCGCCAGCTCCGATTTATCGCGGACACCCAGAAAAGCCGATGGTTACGTTTTTAATTAATGTTGCTTGGGGGAATGAGTACATTCCTTCGATGTTAAAAACGTTGGAAAAGCATCATATTACAGCGACGTTTTTTTTAGATGGCAGCTGGGTTAAAAAACATCCTGATCTTGCTAAAATGATTGTTGATGCCGGGCATGAAATCGGCAACCATGCTTATTCACATCCAGATATGAAAAATTTATCCGAAGAAAAGATTCGTGAAGAAATTGTAAAAACGAATGAAATTATTAAAGCAACGACTGGCATTTCCCCGAAATGGTTTGCTCCTCCTAGTGGAAGTTATAAAGATGCAGTTGTTAAAATTACTGCTGAGGAAAATATGAAACTCATTATGTGGACGGTTGATACTGTTGATTGGAAAAAACCTAATCCGGTTGAAATGGTCAATCGTGTCGTTAGTAAAGTATCAGCCGGTTCGATGATTTTAATGCATCCTACATCGTCAACGGCTAATGGATTGGAAAATCTTATTATAAAAATAAAAGAAAAAGAATACCAAATTGCAAATGTGTCAACATTATTAAGTGAAGAGCGTGTAAAGATAAGGAAATAG